A window of the Terriglobia bacterium genome harbors these coding sequences:
- a CDS encoding sensor domain-containing diguanylate cyclase yields MAGRTDRIRELEQQIARLSLFHEVGKAVASTLDLQKVLETIMTKISDFLRPDTWALLMLDEKTGELHYEIAAGANAASLKDVRIRLGEGIAGWVAEHGEVILIEDVAKELRFGLDKQSWHAGAQSIICVPVKGRGRVLGAIELMNTSNNQHFHDDDVPILANLADYAAIALENARYVRRIQELTITDDCTALYNARHLNFVLDAEVYRSIRYGYEFSVIFIDLDRFKQVNDSHGHLAGSKLLWHVGALIKGHLRLIDYAFRYGGDEFVVLLPQTSKHNALSVVRRLREILNSKVFLEEEGLNVKVTASFGVAGFPSDARTRKELLSLADEAMYLVKNTTRDNIALVGEGVMN; encoded by the coding sequence ATGGCAGGACGGACTGACAGAATTCGCGAGCTGGAGCAGCAGATTGCGCGGCTGTCTCTATTTCATGAGGTGGGCAAAGCGGTTGCCTCCACGCTCGATCTGCAGAAGGTGCTCGAAACGATCATGACGAAGATCAGCGACTTTCTGCGGCCCGACACATGGGCCCTGCTGATGCTCGATGAAAAGACCGGCGAGCTTCACTATGAGATCGCCGCAGGCGCGAACGCCGCCAGCCTCAAGGATGTCCGGATCAGGCTGGGCGAGGGAATTGCGGGCTGGGTTGCCGAGCATGGCGAGGTGATCCTGATCGAGGATGTTGCCAAAGAGCTCCGTTTCGGCCTGGACAAACAATCCTGGCACGCCGGGGCGCAATCGATCATCTGCGTGCCGGTGAAAGGCCGGGGCCGCGTGCTGGGCGCCATTGAGCTTATGAATACGTCGAACAACCAGCACTTCCATGACGACGATGTTCCGATCCTTGCGAACCTTGCTGACTATGCCGCCATCGCGCTGGAAAATGCGCGCTACGTCCGGCGCATCCAGGAACTGACCATCACGGACGATTGCACGGCGCTCTACAACGCCCGGCATCTCAACTTCGTGCTCGACGCGGAGGTCTATCGCTCCATTCGCTACGGTTATGAGTTCTCGGTGATCTTTATTGATCTTGATCGCTTCAAGCAGGTGAACGACAGCCACGGCCATCTGGCCGGCTCCAAACTTCTCTGGCACGTCGGCGCTCTCATCAAGGGCCATCTGCGCCTGATTGATTACGCCTTCCGCTACGGCGGAGACGAGTTTGTCGTGCTGCTGCCGCAGACGTCCAAACACAACGCGCTGAGCGTGGTCCGCAGGCTTCGCGAAATCCTGAATTCCAAAGTGTTCCTCGAGGAGGAAGGTCTGAACGTCAAGGTGACCGCCAGCTTTGGCGTGGCAGGCTTTCCCTCGGATGCCCGCACGCGCAAAGAGCTTCTTTCTTTGGCTGACGAGGCCATGTACCTGGTGAAGAACACCACCCGCGACAACATCGCACTGGTGGGCGAAGGCGTGATGAACTAG